The following nucleotide sequence is from Candidatus Methylomirabilota bacterium.
CTTGTCAAACAGCATCGTGGATCACCCGGCCAGCGCCTGGCCCGGCCGACGGCTCAGCTGGCGGTCTGGCGCTTGTACTTCCGCTGGAACCGCTCCACCCGCCCCGCCGTATCGATGATCTTCTGCTTGCCGGTGTAGAAGGGATGGCACCGGGAACAGATTTCGACGTGAATTTCCGGCCTGGTGGAACGCGTGTGGATGACTTCCCCGCACGCGCAGGTGATCGTCGTCTCGACGTACTCAGGATGAATGCCAGCCTTCACGGCCTACCTCCCCTGGAAGTACCAAGCATACCACCGGTCTAGAAAAATGCCAAAAACACAAGGGGTTCCGGTGGTTCGAGCGCCGGCTTCGCCGCCGCAATTCTGTCCTGGGGAGGCATCGGAGGGGGCCGTCGAGGCCCCCTCCGACGAGGATGGGGGACGGAGTCCCCCTCCGAGTGTTACCCCATCGAGTGCATGGCGGCGAGGAATTCGCGGTTGCTCTTCGTCTGCTTGAGCTTGTCGAGCAGAAGCTCCATCGCCTCGACCGGATTGAGCTGGGACAGCGCCTTGCGGAGCAGCCAGACCTTCTGCAGCTCGTCCTTCTCCAGCAGCAGCTCTTCCTTGCGGGTGCCCGATTGCTCGATGTTGATCGTCGGGAAGATGCGCTTGTCCATCAGGCGGCGGTCCAGATGGACCTCCATGTTGCCGGTGCCCTTGAACTCCTCGAAGATGACGTCGTCCATGCGGCTGCCGGTGTCGACGATCGCGGTGGCCATGATCGTCAACGAGCCGCCTTCCTCGATGTTCCGGGCCGCCGCGAAGAACCGGCGGGGCCGCTGGAGCGCGTTGGCATCGAGCCCGCCCGAGAGCACCTTCCCCGAGGAAGGAATGATCGCGTTGTGGGCGCGGGCAAATCGCGTGAGTGAATCCAGGAGGACGACGACATCCCTCTTGTGTTCCACCAAGCGCTTGGCCTTTTCGATCACCATGTCGGCCACCTGGATGTGGCGCTGGGGCGGCTCATCGAAGGTCGAGGAGATCACCTCGCCCTTGACCGTCCGCTGCATGTCGGTGACCTCTTCCGGCCGCTCGTCGATCAGCAACACGATGAGGTACACCTCGGGATGGTTGTGGGCGATCGCGTGGGCGATCGACTGCAGCATCATCGTCTTACCGGTGCGCGGCGCGGCGACGATCATGCCGCGCTGGCCCTTGCCGATCGGCGTGAGCAGATCCATCACCCGCGTCGTGAGGTTCTCCGGGTCGTGCTCCAGCCGCAGCCGCTCCATGGGGTAGAGCGGCGTGAGATTGTCGAAGAGGATCTTCTCGCGCGCCTGCTCGGGCCCCTCGAAGTTGATCGCTTCCACCTTGAGCAGCGCGAAGTAGCGCTCGGAGTCTTTGGGCGGGCGCACCTGACCCGAGACGGTGTCACCCGTCCGGAGATCGAAGCGACGGATCTGCGAGGGCGAGACATAAATGTCGTCGGGACCGGGCAAGTAGTTGTAGTCCGGTGCCCGCAGGAACCCGAACCCATCGGGCAGGACTTCGAGGACGCCCTCGGCGTAGATGAGCCCGTCTTTCTCCGCCTGCGCCTGCAGGATCTTGAAGATCAGCTCCTGCTTGCGGAGTCCGCCCGTGTTCTGGACGTTCAACTCGCGGGCGATGGCGTTCAGGTCGACAATCGCCTTCTCCTTCAGCTCGGAGAGATTCATTCCACCGGCGGGGGTCTCGGTCGTCGAATTTCCTTGGCCTCGGTCTCGGCGGGCGTTCATCAAACGGCTCCGGGCACGGCGCTCATGGTCGCCATGAGGTTAGTGGTCGCGCGTTGTACGCGGGTTTCTGCGGGGTTGGAACTACCAACGGCAACGCAATGTTCCCACTCGTCGGCAGATTTGTCAATGATTTTGTCACATGCGGACCTCGATGATCGCGCGCTGTTTGATCTCTTTGAGCCAGGCCTCCAGGCGGGCCTCGTACTTTTGCCGGAAGAGGATCTCTCGCACCTGCTGCCGCGCCCGCTGGAGAGCCTCCCCTTCCAGCGCCTCCTTCGACTCCAGGCGGAAGATGTGGTGGCCCAGCGCCGACCGATAGGGCCGGGAGGTCTCACCGGCCCGCAGGCTGAGGATATGCGTCTCGACCTCCGACGCCAGCTCGCCCCGCTTGAGGGTGCCCAGGTCGCCGCCGTCCTTGGCGCTGGCGTCCTGCGAGTGCTGGCGCGCCAGCTCGGCGAAGTCGGCGCCCTCGAGGATCTGGGCCCGGATCATGTCGGCGCGGATGCGGGCGGCCTCCCAGGCGGCGTCGGAGGCCCCCGTGGGCGTGATCAGGATGTGACGGGCATGATAGCTCAGCCCGGTTTCGAGCTTTTCCCGGTTCGCGGTCAGGTACCGGTCGATCTCGTCCTCGGTCACGGACACCCGCAGCGTCACCTTGCGCCGAATGATCTTGGAGACGCGGACGGCGTCCCGCACCTTCTTCTTCACCGCCTCCATGGTCAACCCCTGGGCCTTCACCATGGCCTCCAGGTCGTCCTTGCTCTTGGCACCGAACCGCTTCATGCGTTCCGTCAGCTCTTCGTCGACCTCGGCGTCCTCGACGGTGATCTTTTCCCGCTCCGCTTCCTGCAGCTGCAGCCGGTTCTCGATGATCCGCGTCAGGAACTGCTGGATCAGCTCTGCGTCCGTCACCGAGACGGCCCCGCGGTTCTCCTGGCGGTACCCGGCGATGGTCTCCTGCAGCTCGCCGAGTGTGATGGCGTCGTTGTTGACGACGGCGACGATGCGGTCAGCCACGCTGTCCGCCGACAGCGCAATCGGCGCGCGCGCCGGTGCCGGCGACTGCGCGTGTCCCGGCGGCGGGGCCATGCGGGCGGTGTTCGGATCGGAGCCCTTGGACTTCCCCATGAACGGCATCCAGCGCGGAGCCGCACAGCCACCCAGGAGCGCGGCGAGCATCGTCAGGGCCAGCAGCTGGCCCGTCACGGGCGCGCCAGCTCGCCGAGCAGGTGGAGCAGGGAGTCGCGCACCACCGGCCACTCGCCGCGGTCGATGGTCGCCTCCAGCGTGAACTCGCGCTTCATCAGGAGCCGTCCCCGGCTCCTCTGGATGGCGCCCACCAGTCGCTGCGGCTCGACCGGCGTCGCCGGCGCGAACGTGACGAGAGCCCGGCCCTCCCCCGCCTCGATCCGCTCGATGCCCAGGGCGCGGGCCGCCACGCGAATGCGCACGATGTCGAGGAGCTGCTGGCCGGGCTCGGGCAGGGGACCGAACCGGTCCGAAAGCTCTGCGCGCAGATCGGCGACCTCGGCGTCGGCCTGGGCACCGGCCAGCCGCTTGTAAAGCGCCAGGCGCTGGTTGACTTCGGGGACATAGTCTTCGGGCAAGAAGCCTTCGACGTCGACGCTGACGACCGGCTCGACCGTCGTCGCCGCCGGTTCGCCCCTCAATTCTCGCACGGCCTCGGTCAGAAGCTTCGAGTAAAGATCGAAGCCGACGGCGGCGATATGGCCGTGCTGCTGGGCCCCCAGGAGGTTGCCGGCGCCCCGGATCTCGAGGTCGCGGAG
It contains:
- the rpmE gene encoding 50S ribosomal protein L31; this encodes MKAGIHPEYVETTITCACGEVIHTRSTRPEIHVEICSRCHPFYTGKQKIIDTAGRVERFQRKYKRQTAS
- the rho gene encoding transcription termination factor Rho; this translates as MNLSELKEKAIVDLNAIARELNVQNTGGLRKQELIFKILQAQAEKDGLIYAEGVLEVLPDGFGFLRAPDYNYLPGPDDIYVSPSQIRRFDLRTGDTVSGQVRPPKDSERYFALLKVEAINFEGPEQAREKILFDNLTPLYPMERLRLEHDPENLTTRVMDLLTPIGKGQRGMIVAAPRTGKTMMLQSIAHAIAHNHPEVYLIVLLIDERPEEVTDMQRTVKGEVISSTFDEPPQRHIQVADMVIEKAKRLVEHKRDVVVLLDSLTRFARAHNAIIPSSGKVLSGGLDANALQRPRRFFAAARNIEEGGSLTIMATAIVDTGSRMDDVIFEEFKGTGNMEVHLDRRLMDKRIFPTINIEQSGTRKEELLLEKDELQKVWLLRKALSQLNPVEAMELLLDKLKQTKSNREFLAAMHSMG
- a CDS encoding peptidylprolyl isomerase, coding for MTGQLLALTMLAALLGGCAAPRWMPFMGKSKGSDPNTARMAPPPGHAQSPAPARAPIALSADSVADRIVAVVNNDAITLGELQETIAGYRQENRGAVSVTDAELIQQFLTRIIENRLQLQEAEREKITVEDAEVDEELTERMKRFGAKSKDDLEAMVKAQGLTMEAVKKKVRDAVRVSKIIRRKVTLRVSVTEDEIDRYLTANREKLETGLSYHARHILITPTGASDAAWEAARIRADMIRAQILEGADFAELARQHSQDASAKDGGDLGTLKRGELASEVETHILSLRAGETSRPYRSALGHHIFRLESKEALEGEALQRARQQVREILFRQKYEARLEAWLKEIKQRAIIEVRM